From a single Pelmatolapia mariae isolate MD_Pm_ZW linkage group LG20, Pm_UMD_F_2, whole genome shotgun sequence genomic region:
- the nsfl1c gene encoding NSFL1 cofactor p47 isoform X1 — MANQEESVREFVAVTDVDEERARFFLESAGWNLQLALASFFEDGADDDIVTLPQPEGGSSVSRSAGPSSQPRVTSFRDLMHEAEDESDEEEGQRFFAGGSERSGQQIVGPPKKKSSNEVVEDLFKGAKEHGAVPLDRSGRGPGEPSKAKAFVGGGYRLGAAPEEESTYVAGERQASNRQQDVHVVLKLWKTGFSLDNGELRSYDDPGNANFLEAIRRGEIPLELRQRSRGGQVNLDMEDHRDEDFTKPRMAFKAFEGEGQKLGSATPELTSAPPTSQQDQAANEAQASASVTLDPSQPVTNIQIRLADGGRLVQKFNHTHRVSDLRHFVVAARPAMAAREFVLMTTFPNKELMDESQTLQQANLLNAVIVQRLK; from the exons ATGGCGAACCAAGAGGAGTCAGTGAGGGAGTTCGTCGCTGTTACTGATGTGGATGAGGAGAGGGCCCGTTTTTTCCTGGAGTCTGCCGGCTGGAATCTGCAG CTTGCACTCGCCAGCTTCTTTGAAGACGGAGCCGATGATGACATAGTGACACTTCCCCAGCCTGAGGGAGGCTCCTCGGTGTCCCGATCCGCAGGCCCCAG TAGTCAGCCCAGAGTGACCTCCTTCAGAGATCTAATGCATGAAGCAGAGGATGAGAGTGATGAAGAGGAAGGCCAAAG GTTTTTTGCAGGAGGATCAGAGCGCAGTGGGCAACAGATTGTGGGACCTCCTAAGAAAAAGAGCTCCAATGAAGTGGTAGAGGATCTGTTCAAGGGGGCGAAGGAACATGGAGCTGTGCCTTTGGACCGCAGCGGGAGAGGACCGGGGGAGCCCAGCAAAGCTAAG GCGTTTGTTGGCGGAGGTTACAGGCTAGGAGCAGCCCCTGAGGAGGAGTCAACTTATGTGGCTGGTGAGAGGCAAGCTTCCAACAGGCAGCAGGAT gtgCATGTGGTGCTTAAGCTGTGGAAGACCGGTTTCAGTCTGGATAACGGTGAACTCAGAAGCTACGATGATCCTGGAAATGCCAACTTCCTTGAAGCGATCAGAAGAGG AGAGATTCCTCTTGAGCTGAGACAGCGGTCTCGAGGGGGCCAAGTCAACCTAGACATGGAGGACCACAGAGATGAGGACTTTACCAAGCCCAGGATGGCCTTCAAAGCCTTTGAAGGTGAAGGACAGAAGCTGGGGAG CGCCACACCAGAGTTGACTTCAGCTCCGCCCACCTCCCAGCAGGACCAAGCTGCCAACGAGGCCCAAGCCAGTGCCTCAGTGACCCTCGACCCCTCCCAGCCCGTCACTAACATTCAGATCAGACTTGCTGATGGTGGCAGGCTGGTCCAAAAGTTCAACCATACCCACag GGTGTCTGACCTGCGACACTTTGTGGTGGCGGCCCGGCCCGCCATGGCTGCCAGAGAGTTTGTCCTGATGACCACCTTCCCTAACAAGGAGCTGATGGATGAGAGCCAGACGCTGCAGCAGGCCAACCTCCTCAACGCTGTAATCGTCCAGCGGCTAAAGTGA
- the nsfl1c gene encoding NSFL1 cofactor p47 isoform X2, whose amino-acid sequence MANQEESVREFVAVTDVDEERARFFLESAGWNLQLALASFFEDGADDDIVTLPQPEGGSSVSRSAGPSQPRVTSFRDLMHEAEDESDEEEGQRFFAGGSERSGQQIVGPPKKKSSNEVVEDLFKGAKEHGAVPLDRSGRGPGEPSKAKAFVGGGYRLGAAPEEESTYVAGERQASNRQQDVHVVLKLWKTGFSLDNGELRSYDDPGNANFLEAIRRGEIPLELRQRSRGGQVNLDMEDHRDEDFTKPRMAFKAFEGEGQKLGSATPELTSAPPTSQQDQAANEAQASASVTLDPSQPVTNIQIRLADGGRLVQKFNHTHRVSDLRHFVVAARPAMAAREFVLMTTFPNKELMDESQTLQQANLLNAVIVQRLK is encoded by the exons ATGGCGAACCAAGAGGAGTCAGTGAGGGAGTTCGTCGCTGTTACTGATGTGGATGAGGAGAGGGCCCGTTTTTTCCTGGAGTCTGCCGGCTGGAATCTGCAG CTTGCACTCGCCAGCTTCTTTGAAGACGGAGCCGATGATGACATAGTGACACTTCCCCAGCCTGAGGGAGGCTCCTCGGTGTCCCGATCCGCAGGCCCCAG TCAGCCCAGAGTGACCTCCTTCAGAGATCTAATGCATGAAGCAGAGGATGAGAGTGATGAAGAGGAAGGCCAAAG GTTTTTTGCAGGAGGATCAGAGCGCAGTGGGCAACAGATTGTGGGACCTCCTAAGAAAAAGAGCTCCAATGAAGTGGTAGAGGATCTGTTCAAGGGGGCGAAGGAACATGGAGCTGTGCCTTTGGACCGCAGCGGGAGAGGACCGGGGGAGCCCAGCAAAGCTAAG GCGTTTGTTGGCGGAGGTTACAGGCTAGGAGCAGCCCCTGAGGAGGAGTCAACTTATGTGGCTGGTGAGAGGCAAGCTTCCAACAGGCAGCAGGAT gtgCATGTGGTGCTTAAGCTGTGGAAGACCGGTTTCAGTCTGGATAACGGTGAACTCAGAAGCTACGATGATCCTGGAAATGCCAACTTCCTTGAAGCGATCAGAAGAGG AGAGATTCCTCTTGAGCTGAGACAGCGGTCTCGAGGGGGCCAAGTCAACCTAGACATGGAGGACCACAGAGATGAGGACTTTACCAAGCCCAGGATGGCCTTCAAAGCCTTTGAAGGTGAAGGACAGAAGCTGGGGAG CGCCACACCAGAGTTGACTTCAGCTCCGCCCACCTCCCAGCAGGACCAAGCTGCCAACGAGGCCCAAGCCAGTGCCTCAGTGACCCTCGACCCCTCCCAGCCCGTCACTAACATTCAGATCAGACTTGCTGATGGTGGCAGGCTGGTCCAAAAGTTCAACCATACCCACag GGTGTCTGACCTGCGACACTTTGTGGTGGCGGCCCGGCCCGCCATGGCTGCCAGAGAGTTTGTCCTGATGACCACCTTCCCTAACAAGGAGCTGATGGATGAGAGCCAGACGCTGCAGCAGGCCAACCTCCTCAACGCTGTAATCGTCCAGCGGCTAAAGTGA
- the fkbp1ab gene encoding FKBP prolyl isomerase 1Ab — MGVEIETITPGDGRTFPKKGQTCVVHYVGSLTDGRKFDSSRDRDKPFRFKIGKQEVIRGWEEGVVQMSVGQRAKLTCSPDYAYGNKGHPGIIPPNATLIFDVELLGLE, encoded by the exons ATGGGAGTCGAAATCGAGACCATCACCCCCGGTGACG GACGGACTTTCCCCAAAAAAGGACAGACGTGCGTGGTGCATTATGTCG GCTCTCTCACAGACGGACGGAAGTTTGACTCCTCTCGTGACAGAGACAAGCCTTTCCGGTTCAAGATTGGCAAGCAGGAAGTGATCCGAGGCTGGGAAGAGGGCGTAGTGCAG ATGAGTGTTGGTCAGAGGGCCAAGCTGACCTGTTCGCCTGACTACGCTTACGGAAACAAAGGCCATCCGGGCATCATCCCACCTAATGCCACCCTCATCTTTGATGTAGAGCTGCTGGGTTTGGAGTGA